The DNA segment AAGTGACGCATATCGCAATTAATGATAATACAGTTGAAGGTTTACGCCATAAGACATTGCCAGCATTTTCAGTACAATATCACCCAGAGGCGTGCCCAGGACCAACTGATTCAAACTATTTATTCGATGAATTTATAAAAATGATGAAACAATATCAAACAAAGGAGCATACAATCAATGCCTAAACGTGAAGATATCAAAACAATATTAGTTATAGGTTCAGGACCTATTATCATCGGCCAAGCTGCGGAATTCGATTACGCTGGAACACAAGCGTGTTTAGCATTAAAAGAAGAAGGTTACCGCGTTATTTTAGTAAATTCAAACCCAGCAACAATTATGACAGATAATGAAATCGCGGATAAAGTTTATATCGAACCATTAACGCATGATTTCATTGCGCGCATTATACGTAAAGAACAACCAGATGCATTATTACCTACATTAGGTGGCCAAACTGGTCTTAACATGGCTATTCAATTAAATGATAGTGGTGTGTTAGAAGCGAATAATGTACAACTTCTAGGCACAAAGCTATCATCTATTCAACAAGCCGAAGACAGAGAATTATTTAGAAGCTTAATGAACGAACTAGGCGTTGCAGTGCCTGAAAGTGATATTGTTAACACGGTAGAACAAGCATTTACATTTAAGGAGCAAGTGGGTTATCCACTTATCGTGCGACCAGCATTTACCATGGGTGGCACTGGTGGCGGTATTTGCCACAACGATGAAGAACTACAAGAAATCGTTTCAAATGGTTTACACTATAGCCCAGCTACAAAATGTTTAATTGAAAAATCAATCGCCGGCTTCAAAGAAATTGAATATGAAGTTATGCGTGATAAAAATGATAACGCCATTGTAGTATGTAACATGGAAAATATTGACCCAGTGGGTATCCATACGGGTGACTCAATCGTAGTTGCACCGAGTCAAACTTTATCTGATGTTGAGTATCAAATGTTACGCGATGTCTCATTAAAGGTTATTCGCGCACTTGGAATTGAAGGTGGCTGTAATGTTCAGCTAGCATTAGATCCGCATTCAATGGACTATTACATCATCGAAGTTAACCCACGTGTGTCACGTTCATCAGCATTAGCTTCCAAAGCAACTGGTTATCCAATTGCTAAGCTAGCAGCTAAAATCGCTATCGGCTTATCACTTGATGAAATGTTAAATCCAGTAACAGGTACATCATACGCGGCATTTGAACCTTCGCTTGATTATGTTATTTCAAAAATTCCACGTTTCCCATTCGATAAATTTGAAAAAGGTGAACGTGTACTAGGAACTCAAATGAAAGCAACTGGTGAAGTAATGGCTATTGGTAGAACATATGAAGAATCTCTATTAAAGGCTATTCGCTCACTTGAATATGGTGTACATCATTTAGGTTTACCAAATGGTGAAACATTCGACTTAGATTACATCAAAACACGTATTAAAGACCAAGATGATGAACGTTTATTCTTTATTGGAGAGGCGATTCGTCGTGGAACAACGTTAGAAGAATTACATGAAATGACTAAAATTGATTATTTCTTCTTAAATAAATTTAAACATATTATTGATATTGAACATGATTTAAAAGCAAATAGTGGCGACATCGATTATCTAAAATTCGCTAAAGATTATGGCTTCAGTGACCGTGTCATTGCACACCGTTTTAATATGTCAGAGGAAGAAGTATTTAATTTAAGACAACAACATGGTATTACACCTGTTTATAAAATGGTCGACACTTGTGCTGCTGAATTCGAATCAACAACACCGTATTACTATGGTACGTATGAACAAGAAAATGAATCGAACGTGACAGAACAAGAAAAAATCTTAGTACTTGGTTCAGGTCCGATTAGAATCGGTCAAGGTGTTGAGTTTGACTATGCAACTGTACATGCGGTTTGGGCAATTCAAAAAGCAGGCTACGAAGCTATTATTGTCAATAATAACCCTGAAACAGTTTCAACAGACTTTTCAATTTCAGATAAATTATACTTTGAACCTTTAACTGAAGAAGATGTAATGAATATCATCAACTTAGAGCAACCTAAAGGTGTCGTTGTCCAATTCGGGGGTCAAACAGCAATTAATTTAGCGGATAAACTTGCGAATCGTGGTGTAAATATCTTAGGTACGACATTAGAAGACTTAAACCGTGCTGAAGATCGTAAGGAATTCGAAGCATTGTTACACACAATTAACGTGCCACAACCTAAAGGTAAAACAGCTACATCTCCAGAAGGTGCTTTAGAAAATGCACGTAACATCGGCTATCCTGTCGTCGTGAGACCTTCTTATGTATTAGGTGGTCGAGCTATGGAAATTGTAAATAGTGATGACGAGCTTAAAAATTATATGAATCAAGCAGTTAAAGCAAGCCCTGACCATCCAGTACTTGTCGATAGATATTTAACAGGTAAAGAAATTGAAGTCGATGCAATCAGTGATGGAGATACAGTAATTATCCCAGGAATTATGGAACACATTGAACGTGCAGGTGTCCATTCAGGTGACTCAATCGCAGTTTATCCTCCGCAAACATTATCAAATGAAGAAATGGAAATTTTAGAAGATTATACGGTTAAACTTGCGAAAGGGCTTAATATTGTTGGCCTTATCAACATTCAATTTGTTGTAGCACATGATGGGGTATATGTTCTTGAAGTTAACCCACGTTCTAGTC comes from the Staphylococcus hsinchuensis genome and includes:
- the carB gene encoding carbamoyl-phosphate synthase large subunit, which encodes MPKREDIKTILVIGSGPIIIGQAAEFDYAGTQACLALKEEGYRVILVNSNPATIMTDNEIADKVYIEPLTHDFIARIIRKEQPDALLPTLGGQTGLNMAIQLNDSGVLEANNVQLLGTKLSSIQQAEDRELFRSLMNELGVAVPESDIVNTVEQAFTFKEQVGYPLIVRPAFTMGGTGGGICHNDEELQEIVSNGLHYSPATKCLIEKSIAGFKEIEYEVMRDKNDNAIVVCNMENIDPVGIHTGDSIVVAPSQTLSDVEYQMLRDVSLKVIRALGIEGGCNVQLALDPHSMDYYIIEVNPRVSRSSALASKATGYPIAKLAAKIAIGLSLDEMLNPVTGTSYAAFEPSLDYVISKIPRFPFDKFEKGERVLGTQMKATGEVMAIGRTYEESLLKAIRSLEYGVHHLGLPNGETFDLDYIKTRIKDQDDERLFFIGEAIRRGTTLEELHEMTKIDYFFLNKFKHIIDIEHDLKANSGDIDYLKFAKDYGFSDRVIAHRFNMSEEEVFNLRQQHGITPVYKMVDTCAAEFESTTPYYYGTYEQENESNVTEQEKILVLGSGPIRIGQGVEFDYATVHAVWAIQKAGYEAIIVNNNPETVSTDFSISDKLYFEPLTEEDVMNIINLEQPKGVVVQFGGQTAINLADKLANRGVNILGTTLEDLNRAEDRKEFEALLHTINVPQPKGKTATSPEGALENARNIGYPVVVRPSYVLGGRAMEIVNSDDELKNYMNQAVKASPDHPVLVDRYLTGKEIEVDAISDGDTVIIPGIMEHIERAGVHSGDSIAVYPPQTLSNEEMEILEDYTVKLAKGLNIVGLINIQFVVAHDGVYVLEVNPRSSRTVPFLSKITGIQMAQLAMRSIIGEKLVDMGYKEGIQPYSEGVFVKAPVFSFNKLKNVDITLGPEMKSTGEVMGKDATMEKALFKGLTASGVEVKDHGTVLMTVSDKDKDEVVSIAARLNEVGYKILATEGTAQKLKEHQIPAEVVGKIGGEDDLLTRIQQGEVQIVVNTMTKGKEVERDGFQIRRTSVENGVPCLTSLDTANALTNVIESMTFTMKNM